In the Flavisolibacter tropicus genome, one interval contains:
- a CDS encoding DUF5916 domain-containing protein: MHKILFPLLCATCVQVANAQTPTPKRVIDAVRSTSPIKIDGELNDEAWKTAPLATNFVEQRPQFGRLPDERTKTDFYILYDDNAVYIAGFCHEPSKDSISTELVGRDAVGVNDLVGVMFDTYQDEINGVGFYVTALGEQYDCKYSLGNEDGSWSTVYQTATKITNEGWTFEMMIPYSALRFSKEKIQSWGINFFRRRSKSGRQYFWNPIDPNKFGTMNQAGTWKGIHDIKAPIRLSFSPYLSSYLNGTPNGNGKKDWKATINGGMDVKYGISKAFTLDMTLIPDFGQVQSDNQVLNLSPFEVRYNENRSFFTEGTELFNKGNLFYSRRIGGRPLLYSGSYDGAEHVLKNPAETKLINATKVSGRTANGLGIGFFNAITKPQYAVIETAAKEQKEIETSPLTNYNILVLDQTMKNNSSVTLVNTNVMREGSAYDANVTAGLFDIYDKKVNWNGWGKIATSRLAGYEKPGQTYAGYNYEMNFGKFRGPFNFEVHEYMADDKYQQNDMGYSTNNNFLNRGFGAWYKFNKPRGIYNNIFAQASGTWSQRFRPRAYQYLSLDMNLRSQLKSLWSVGVYGNVTSEKQDFYEPRKEGLMFRKPGSWMAGFSVNSNSAKRYAIGAELYSRLSEKYHSSATEFFISNRYRFNDKLTVSLSNYNELYKNNIGFGFISEAGDSVIFGSRNVHTWENVFNVKYNFNTKMGITFRTRHYWSKVDYHRFYNLKADGYLEEVASVSQNPDNNANFFNIDMVYTWQFAQGSFINIGWKNIAERYDENVVNKYYHNLNEMVNNPQQSSFSVKVIYYLDYATLKSKRKTKV; encoded by the coding sequence GTGCACAAAATTCTATTTCCCCTTTTATGCGCTACCTGCGTACAGGTAGCTAATGCCCAAACACCAACACCCAAGCGGGTGATCGATGCGGTAAGGAGCACCTCCCCTATTAAGATCGATGGAGAACTTAATGATGAAGCCTGGAAAACAGCTCCACTGGCTACCAATTTTGTAGAGCAGCGGCCACAGTTTGGACGCTTGCCAGATGAGCGGACCAAAACCGACTTTTATATCCTGTACGATGACAACGCAGTTTATATCGCCGGCTTTTGTCATGAGCCATCAAAAGACAGTATCAGTACAGAGTTGGTGGGGCGAGATGCGGTGGGCGTAAACGACTTGGTCGGTGTTATGTTCGATACCTATCAAGATGAAATTAATGGGGTAGGTTTTTATGTAACCGCCCTTGGCGAGCAGTACGATTGTAAATATTCCCTTGGTAATGAAGATGGCTCGTGGAGCACCGTATATCAAACTGCCACAAAGATTACTAATGAAGGCTGGACGTTTGAAATGATGATTCCGTATTCTGCTTTGCGCTTCAGCAAAGAAAAAATACAAAGCTGGGGCATTAATTTTTTCCGTCGTCGTTCAAAGAGCGGCCGGCAGTATTTCTGGAACCCAATCGATCCTAACAAGTTTGGAACGATGAACCAGGCCGGTACCTGGAAAGGCATCCACGATATTAAAGCGCCTATCCGCTTATCCTTCTCTCCCTATCTGTCTTCCTACCTGAATGGTACACCAAATGGCAATGGTAAAAAAGACTGGAAAGCAACTATTAATGGTGGTATGGATGTGAAATACGGTATCTCCAAAGCCTTTACACTCGACATGACCCTGATCCCCGACTTTGGCCAGGTACAAAGCGATAACCAGGTATTGAACCTCTCGCCGTTTGAAGTGCGCTATAATGAGAACCGTTCTTTCTTCACCGAAGGCACCGAGTTGTTCAACAAAGGGAACCTGTTCTACAGCCGCCGCATTGGTGGCCGCCCTTTACTGTATAGCGGCTCCTATGATGGTGCTGAACATGTTTTAAAGAATCCTGCTGAAACCAAATTGATTAATGCCACCAAGGTCAGCGGCCGAACAGCTAATGGGCTGGGCATTGGCTTTTTCAATGCCATCACCAAGCCACAATATGCCGTAATAGAAACAGCTGCTAAAGAACAAAAGGAAATAGAAACCTCGCCTTTGACTAATTACAACATCCTTGTATTAGATCAAACCATGAAGAACAACTCCAGTGTTACGTTGGTCAACACCAATGTAATGCGGGAAGGTAGCGCCTATGATGCCAATGTAACAGCCGGCCTGTTTGATATTTATGATAAAAAAGTAAACTGGAATGGGTGGGGTAAGATTGCCACCAGCCGCTTAGCTGGTTATGAAAAGCCAGGACAAACCTATGCGGGTTACAACTATGAAATGAACTTTGGTAAGTTTCGTGGTCCTTTCAATTTTGAAGTACATGAGTATATGGCCGATGATAAGTACCAGCAAAACGACATGGGCTATTCTACCAACAACAACTTCCTGAATCGCGGCTTTGGAGCCTGGTATAAATTCAACAAACCAAGGGGCATTTACAACAACATCTTTGCGCAGGCAAGCGGTACCTGGTCACAGCGTTTTAGGCCGCGTGCTTACCAATACCTGTCCCTGGACATGAATCTGCGTAGCCAGCTAAAGAGTTTATGGAGCGTAGGTGTTTATGGAAATGTTACTTCTGAAAAGCAAGACTTTTACGAGCCGCGTAAAGAAGGCTTGATGTTTAGGAAGCCTGGATCCTGGATGGCTGGTTTTAGTGTAAACAGTAATTCAGCAAAGCGGTATGCCATTGGGGCGGAGCTTTATAGCAGGCTTTCTGAAAAGTACCACTCAAGCGCTACAGAATTCTTCATTAGTAATCGCTATCGTTTCAACGATAAGCTAACTGTTAGCCTTAGCAACTATAATGAACTATATAAAAACAATATAGGCTTTGGTTTTATTAGCGAAGCAGGCGACAGTGTCATCTTTGGATCACGTAATGTGCATACCTGGGAAAACGTCTTTAATGTAAAGTATAACTTCAATACGAAGATGGGCATTACCTTCCGCACTCGCCATTACTGGAGCAAGGTAGATTACCACCGCTTTTATAATCTAAAGGCTGATGGCTACCTGGAAGAAGTAGCTAGTGTAAGCCAAAACCCAGACAACAATGCCAACTTCTTTAATATAGACATGGTATATACCTGGCAGTTTGCGCAAGGTAGCTTTATCAATATCGGTTGGAAAAACATTGCCGAGCGTTATGATGAGAATGTGGTCAACAAGTATTACCACAACTTGAACGAAATGGTCAACAACCCCCAGCAAAGCTCGTTCTCTGTAAAAGTGATCTACTACCTCGATTACGCCACCCTGAAGAGCAAACGCAAGACAAAGGTATAG
- a CDS encoding sensor histidine kinase, which produces MKRSLNRSRVKLYLWMGAAYLLFWMFVDLVSTPESFFKRVINNMWLVSYLTVLNFILFEYTIPFIRLTWKRVLLTPLFLFIHLMLYSFGLYAWRYIGIQLHIYFAIRMHPSIEKGVEYHFPYSLLSVLFFGVVRYTYDYRKLNADAQKLRMEKQEAELNYLKSQTNPHFLFNTLNNIYALAREKSDLAPESILRLSKILRFMLYEAGGEFIAIEQELKIISDYIALERLRYDESLRVNFNYDIEDMKQSLPPLLLIPLVENAFKHGVSETRHQPYVDMHLSVKSRQLNFVVRNSTEDVSEETSVRENIGLSNLRRQLQLLYTDYNLSVQQGESQFTASLKINLASHV; this is translated from the coding sequence ATGAAGCGATCCCTAAATAGAAGCCGCGTTAAGTTGTATCTATGGATGGGTGCTGCATACTTGTTGTTTTGGATGTTTGTTGATTTGGTAAGTACACCGGAAAGCTTTTTTAAAAGAGTCATCAACAACATGTGGCTTGTCAGCTACCTGACAGTGCTCAATTTTATCCTCTTTGAGTATACCATACCTTTTATACGACTTACCTGGAAGCGTGTATTACTAACGCCCCTGTTTTTGTTTATTCATCTAATGTTGTATTCGTTTGGTTTATATGCTTGGCGCTACATTGGCATTCAGCTACATATTTATTTTGCCATACGAATGCATCCTTCCATTGAAAAGGGTGTTGAATATCATTTCCCCTATAGCCTTCTCTCTGTTTTGTTCTTTGGGGTGGTCAGGTATACTTACGATTATCGAAAGCTGAATGCCGATGCGCAGAAGCTGCGAATGGAAAAACAGGAGGCCGAGCTCAACTACCTGAAATCGCAAACCAACCCGCATTTTCTATTTAATACGCTGAACAATATTTATGCATTGGCGAGAGAGAAGTCTGATTTAGCACCAGAGTCTATTTTAAGATTGTCTAAGATCCTGCGCTTTATGTTGTATGAAGCAGGGGGAGAGTTCATTGCCATAGAACAAGAGTTGAAAATCATCAGTGATTATATCGCACTTGAACGTTTACGCTACGACGAGTCCTTACGCGTCAACTTTAATTATGATATAGAAGATATGAAGCAATCACTGCCGCCACTGCTACTGATTCCTTTGGTAGAAAATGCATTTAAACACGGTGTGTCTGAAACGCGACACCAACCTTATGTGGATATGCATCTCTCAGTTAAAAGCCGGCAGTTGAATTTTGTAGTAAGAAACTCAACTGAAGATGTTTCAGAAGAAACAAGCGTGCGGGAAAACATTGGCCTCTCCAACCTGCGGCGCCAATTGCAATTGCTCTATACCGATTACAATCTGTCAGTACAACAAGGCGAATCGCAGTTTACCGCTTCTTTAAAAATTAACCTGGCCAGCCATGTCTAA